The Capsicum annuum cultivar UCD-10X-F1 chromosome 3, UCD10Xv1.1, whole genome shotgun sequence genomic sequence TTGGCACAGCAGCAAAGGATAAGCTTCAGAAAATCGTTACATGGCTGCAGCAGGGAGCTGCTGTTGATTTGAAAAACCATCAGGTATATATCCTCTTTCTCTTGGAATTTCTGTTGCAAATTTCCAATAACATACACTTGAATAGAGACTAGGAGTCCATTGATCAAGCACCCTTTTCTCCTCCTCAAATTTCTTACTTCCCCATGTCCCACCACACGGCTGAGATGGAGGAGGtttctcttcttttcttaatTAGTCTCCACAATTGATGAAGTCCAAATTTGGATGTATTTATGCCACAGAATGAATTTAATTGTAGACCATCTTGTCCTTTCAGGCTGCGTTATCAGATCAAACCACACCCCACTCGTCTCAAGTCGAGGAATTCTAGTTCTTAAGATTTGGATATCCTAATGCGCTGTTGCATTTGCTAGAACGATTAGTTTTGCACCAACCTATAAGTGCCtttcattctttatttaattaatgaattgttttttgatattgttgaagttagAACACAATTTGGCAAATCGATTTAGTTAATGAATTAACTTTGGATGAATACTTGGACCTCCGCTCTAGTTTATCCGGACTAAATGTATATCCCCTATAGTCTGAGAATAATCTAAAAACTCCTTTAGTAGAAACTTTCCAGCCTTGACTGAGACCATTATAAGCAATGATTTAATTGAAAAGTTTTTAAACTTGTTGCTCCTATTTTACCCTCAATCATTAGTGGATTTACCTAGGAAATAATGGTTTGGATAATTTTTCTACATTCTAAACCTAACTTTGAAAAGTGGAATTCTTACAAAGTTCCAAGATTAGGATTTGAATTCAATATTTAATACTTTGCTGGGTTATTTCTGTAGAAGGTGCAGTATATGAGGGATAATTTTGCCCAGTAGTGCTGAAATTAGAACCACTAACTTTTACTGGCGAAGAGGATATGAAATTTGTCAAAATAAGGAAGGTCCAAGTACTATTGTCAAATTATAAGTAGTTTGATGGAAGAAAGCTATGGCTTACTGCTTATtactgattttgaattttttcaaaaatagtatttcaAGATTAATTGGTATCCATCTTATAGTGACAAGAGCATGCCAGTGTATTACTTCACATCTGTTGTCAAATGACTGCAGTTAAAGGGTATTTGTCAGTTAACTTGTTTTATGAGATATAATAATTAATGCTGACCTCACATATTTGCGATTGAGGCAGGCATCAATAAATTGGAAAGTGCATGAAGAGACAAAATCTCAGAATTGCATCTCTCTTCAGGATTTATCTGATCTTCCTGATTCCTGCAAGGCAACCTTATATGCATCTATTGGTGAAATATTTCTGCCAGTTACCTGGAGACATCTTCCTGAATCTGATGTTGAAAGCATGTTCATTAGCAAGAGGCTATATGTGCACTCAGATTGCAATGTGGCTGACGATCTAATTACTGCTGGTTGCCATCTCTGTGGTACTCCTTTGAGTTATGATTCTAGGTAAGAGAAATGCTGAACCAGTCCTCTTTTCATATGTGTACGCTTATAATATGTCGATAACATTTATTAACTGTTATATCATTGTGGTTTCCAATAGTTCTGGCAGTATTAGAAATGCCTCATCACTCTATTGTGAGGAGAGCTCCAATCACCTTCATGCAGTGAGCATGATATATCGACCTTTcatggtaagtttttttctttcaaCTGGTAACTTTCTTTTCCCTGTATAATTTAGCTCCAGAAAACTGTCactgttactgattatattgcatttttttttttctaaaccaTGGCGTTTGGCACCTGAATTTTTTGTGTTTCATTTTGGTTCTAAAACTTCACAACTCTAGTTGACACTAGTATCATAGATGTTTTTTCAAACTCATTGACATTGTGATCCCTCAATTATAATGATGGACATGTGAGATATTTACTTTCAGAACAGAAAGTAGCTTAAGTGCCATAAGGTGCATGTAACCTACTATTCTTTGTTTTAGTTTCAGAGCAGAAATTAACTCAAGTGCCATAATGATGGGCGTGTGAGATATTTAGTTTCATTTTAGTTTATCTttgtttatttgaaattttttaatgtACTATCTCAATTTTGCAGCTATATGTGTGGGATGATACAATGTATGCTCCACTTCTTGTTAAAAACAAGGCAGCTGAAGTGTTGTTTGGAAACATCAGAGCTGAGGAAGTATTCTCTTGCTATAAAAGGCTGAAGGATGGGAAAAATCATTCTTCAAACTTAGTCTGCGGAAGGAATGGCAAGGATGAAAGGACTGTTACTGGGGAATGTATTTCAGTCATCGACACATCTTGCACCAATGAGGGCAaggatttgaaagaaaaaaataaatttgatgtaAGACCTAATTTCTATTTGATTTGGTTGATTTTATTGAAGTTGCTACTGCAACAGGAGAACAACAGTCCTTTGAAATTTAAAGTTACTATTAATGCAACCAGAGATTGTGAATGTGGAAGGTATGAGATGATCTCTGTTTCTCTGCCATCCTTTATATCTGATGTCAGTTTAGTATAGGAGTCTCGTTTCCCCTCTAAATGTATTAATTATCAATATTCTGAGAAGAGTTCATGTGGTGTTCATTAACTTCATGATTGGGAGTTATTTTTTTAGACTCCTTGGATGAAGGTAATTAAGAATAGTTCTCTATTGCCTAAGTGTGAAATAATTCTCTTTTTGAGATGAATCTACTATCTTGATTTAATATTTGTTTTGGATCAAGTTGTGTGCTTCTGCATAGTTCGTTTTGTCCTTGTATTCATTTAAAGGATGCTGCTTCTATGGACGAAATTGATTTGAAGTAATGTTTTCCTGCGGAGGGAAGCTTGGGATAAGATCTGTGCATTCGTTTCTGCTGTATTCAGGTGTTACGTTTTGCCCAAGCCAAACCGTATTATGtaaagaaaatttttcattgtGGTCCAGTGTGGTTCCTTTAAGTCCTATTCTCTTTAAAAGTATTTTACTCCTGTCAGCTATTTATATGCCAACAGAAAATGAAAACTATCTGTTGTATAATATGGGTTTGCAATAGGCTTAAAAGGAGTGGAAAATTCTGTGATTCATTTATCTGATGACTCCCATTTATTTGGGATTGAGGCGAAGTTATTGTGCTGCAGTATACTTGCACATAGAAATTCTTTTTGTGGCTAAAGGTTTAGGTAAGTGGAGGTTACTCCAGTCCAAACAAGAAGTTTCAAAAAGCATTTCTAGCCTTTACATAAACTTCTGATGTTTGTACCGGAACTTCAATTTTGATTTTCCTATACAcgaaaaaatcatataaattttggccTCTGAAAATGATGAGCTATGATGAAAACTAGAACTAGGTCTTGATCGTGATGTCAATTATGAACCTGGTTGAATTTCTCCGATTGACAGATCCCTAAAAAGACAAATTACATCAGAGGGCTGTACCTAAAAACAAAGACCTGGGtggtatattatttgaaatagtttAAGAAGCTTTCCT encodes the following:
- the LOC107863446 gene encoding uncharacterized protein LOC107863446, whose product is MRKSEPKRERIMKMGGKAIVCYGPLIDLSKAAAHIDDYVQLLVFVHNITPIQYKVWRKGGAEVIRTDIQVCDDTRPFFPLTIWNKQLVSTLLAGDIILLQNVKIIKVGELIEARTVHCSTLQCIIHSFKPLFSKGVDELMHSCRIGTAAKDKLQKIVTWLQQGAAVDLKNHQASINWKVHEETKSQNCISLQDLSDLPDSCKATLYASIGEIFLPVTWRHLPESDVESMFISKRLYVHSDCNVADDLITAGCHLCGTPLSYDSSSGSIRNASSLYCEESSNHLHAVSMIYRPFMLYVWDDTMYAPLLVKNKAAEVLFGNIRAEEVFSCYKRLKDGKNHSSNLVCGRNGKDERTVTGECISVIDTSCTNEGKDLKEKNKFDVRPNFYLIWLILLKLLLQQENNSPLKFKVTINATRDCECGRYEMISVSLPSFISDVSLV